Part of the Leucobacter insecticola genome is shown below.
GTGTGACCGTGGTGTGGTGATCAAGCGTGGCCGGAAGCGATTCGACGGGCCGATCGAAGAGGCGATCGCTTACCTCGGCTCAGAGGATTACCAGCGCGACGACTAATTCCTAGTCGTCCTGCGTCCCGCAGAGCCTTCCCTTCGTTGAAGCACAGCCTCGCCTATTTGCCTTGCTCGAGTTGGTCTACCCGCTCCGCTAGGAGCGCAAGTTCCTCGGCGAGGCGCTGCTCACGCCGAGCTGCGTCGGTTACCGCCACGCTCAGGTACAAAGCAATCGCGAGAAGAAGCGCGATGGCCGCAAAGAAGAGGAAGTTCGAGGTTACCTGGAATCCGAAGGACTTCGCTATCCCGTCGACAAGGCTCGGAACACTGAATAAGATCAGCATGACCACGGCCACACCGATCCACAAAGCTGCATACTTTACGAGCAGCCTGCGTGAAAAGACCAAAAACAGCACCAGCGCGATGGCGGCAAGAACAATGATCGCAACGATGATCTGGATCATGACTGGGCCTTTCTCCTGCGGATTACGAGCCTAGGGAGTGAGAGCAACAGGATAAACAGTGCCCTTGCGAGGAATACCCCGGCCAGCACTGACCCGTGGCTGGCGGTGCCTGCCTGTCTCTCGCGCATCGCTACGGGGACCTGTTCAACCCGCAGGCGGTGCCGTTTTGCGATGACGAGTGCGTCGACAGTGTCTCCGAGGTACTCTGGCGGCATTACCTGGCTGAACAGGCTGATAGCCTGTGGCCCGAAGGCGCGGAAACCACTAGTGGTGTCAGTGAGCCGGACGCGGTGCATACGTGAAAACACTCTAGAGAGTAGCCGCATCGCCCACCGCCTTGGCCCTCGCACTTGATAGCCATCGGCTCCCGCAAAGCGAGCACCGATGACCATATCCGCTGTTTTAAGCTGTGCAACGAGCCGGGGAATGTCAGCGGGTGGATGCTGCCCGTCCGCGTCGCACTGAACCACTGCCTCGTAGCCGCCTCGCTCCCCGTAGAGCAGCCCCGCGCGTGTGGCGCCGCCCACGCCGAT
Proteins encoded:
- a CDS encoding DUF2304 domain-containing protein, with the translated sequence MIQIIVAIIVLAAIALVLFLVFSRRLLVKYAALWIGVAVVMLILFSVPSLVDGIAKSFGFQVTSNFLFFAAIALLLAIALYLSVAVTDAARREQRLAEELALLAERVDQLEQGK
- a CDS encoding glycosyltransferase family 2 protein, which produces MTKPRTLVILPAWNEEKALPDLLAELVRECPDVDVLVIDDASTDNTNSAARTVPGVRVLSLPINIGVGGATRAGLLYGERGGYEAVVQCDADGQHPPADIPRLVAQLKTADMVIGARFAGADGYQVRGPRRWAMRLLSRVFSRMHRVRLTDTTSGFRAFGPQAISLFSQVMPPEYLGDTVDALVIAKRHRLRVEQVPVAMRERQAGTASHGSVLAGVFLARALFILLLSLPRLVIRRRKAQS